Proteins encoded in a region of the Mesoflavibacter profundi genome:
- a CDS encoding response regulator has product MVNSKSHLCTLLIDDDKVINYYNQKVINKHSNFGEVISVNSGKNGLTYLLDAIKGETIKPNLIFLDINMPAMNGWEFIEEFKKLDPVFTEDIKIVLLTTSNNPEDFERSKQIELVSEYINKPLSKEILEDLTTKINIKPKVTKHK; this is encoded by the coding sequence ATGGTTAATAGCAAATCCCATTTATGTACATTATTAATTGATGACGATAAAGTCATTAATTATTATAACCAAAAGGTAATTAATAAACATTCCAATTTTGGTGAAGTTATATCTGTAAACAGTGGTAAAAACGGTTTGACTTATTTATTAGATGCTATTAAAGGTGAAACTATTAAGCCAAATCTGATTTTTTTAGATATAAATATGCCTGCTATGAATGGTTGGGAATTTATTGAAGAATTTAAAAAATTAGATCCTGTATTTACTGAAGACATAAAAATTGTTTTGTTAACTACCTCTAATAATCCTGAAGATTTTGAGCGTTCTAAACAAATAGAATTAGTTTCAGAATACATTAACAAACCGCTTTCGAAAGAAATTTTAGAAGACCTAACCACAAAAATTAACATTAAACCCAAAGTTACAAAGCACAAAT
- a CDS encoding Crp/Fnr family transcriptional regulator: protein MIDELKQHYGYLFEDQLLQEINNVGTFRDIPEGTKLIEIGDYIKSMPLLVSGAIKILREDKQGDELVLYFIEQGDTCAMTLSCCLGDAKSEIRAIAETDTRLMMVPVQKMEEWLGKYKSWRQFVLQSYQNRMTELLEAIDTIAFLKMDQRLFKYLKDKAMVNHNDVIHITHHEIASDLHTSRVVVSRLLKALELDGRIELHRNNIKVIDL, encoded by the coding sequence ATGATAGACGAACTTAAACAACATTATGGCTATCTTTTTGAAGACCAATTACTTCAAGAAATAAATAATGTAGGCACCTTTAGAGATATTCCTGAAGGAACAAAACTTATCGAAATAGGTGACTACATAAAATCAATGCCTTTATTGGTAAGTGGAGCTATTAAAATATTAAGAGAAGATAAGCAAGGTGATGAGCTCGTTTTATATTTTATAGAACAAGGCGATACATGCGCAATGACTTTATCATGTTGTTTAGGAGATGCTAAAAGTGAAATTAGAGCAATAGCCGAAACCGATACTAGACTAATGATGGTTCCTGTTCAAAAAATGGAAGAATGGCTAGGTAAATATAAATCCTGGCGCCAGTTTGTATTACAAAGCTACCAAAACAGAATGACCGAGCTCTTAGAGGCTATAGATACTATTGCGTTTTTAAAAATGGATCAAAGACTTTTTAAATATCTTAAAGACAAAGCAATGGTTAATCATAATGATGTAATACATATAACGCATCATGAGATTGCATCAGACTTGCATACATCAAGGGTTGTAGTATCTAGATTATTAAAAGCTTTAGAACTTGACGGACGTATAGAATTACACAGAAATAACATTAAAGTTATTGATTTATAA
- a CDS encoding sulfite exporter TauE/SafE family protein translates to MEIQYILGYIGALFIGLVLGLIGGGGSILTVPILVYFLGINPITATAYSLFVVGSSALVGAIKNIQKKLVDFKTAIVFAVPAFTAVFLTRKYLVPAIPEQFYKIDNFIITKDIAIMLLFAVLMLLASISMLKSKKEVEKEDVNLNFVVFFFQAAFIGVLTGLVGAGGGFLIIPTLMFFARMSIKNAVATSLLIIAINSLIGFIGDVQNIEIDWLFLLSFTSISIIGIFIGTYLSKFIEGAKLKKGFGWFVLVMGIYIIFKELTK, encoded by the coding sequence ATGGAAATACAATATATTCTTGGTTACATTGGCGCACTATTTATAGGTCTTGTTTTAGGCTTAATTGGTGGCGGAGGATCAATACTTACAGTACCTATTTTAGTTTATTTTTTAGGTATAAATCCAATAACAGCAACAGCATATTCTTTATTTGTAGTTGGTAGTTCGGCATTAGTTGGAGCGATAAAAAACATTCAAAAAAAGTTAGTAGATTTTAAAACAGCAATTGTATTTGCTGTACCAGCTTTTACAGCAGTTTTTTTAACACGTAAGTATTTAGTGCCAGCCATACCAGAGCAATTTTATAAAATAGATAATTTTATAATAACAAAAGACATTGCAATAATGCTATTATTTGCAGTTTTAATGCTTTTAGCTTCAATTTCAATGTTAAAAAGTAAAAAAGAAGTTGAAAAAGAGGATGTAAACCTTAATTTTGTGGTTTTCTTTTTTCAAGCGGCATTTATAGGTGTCTTAACAGGATTAGTTGGTGCTGGTGGCGGATTTTTAATCATTCCAACACTAATGTTTTTTGCTAGAATGTCTATAAAAAATGCTGTAGCAACTTCGTTATTAATCATAGCTATTAACTCGTTAATAGGATTTATTGGAGATGTTCAAAATATAGAAATAGATTGGTTGTTTTTATTAAGTTTTACATCCATCTCTATTATTGGTATATTTATCGGCACATATCTTTCAAAATTTATTGAAGGCGCAAAACTTAAAAAAGGATTTGGATGGTTTGTACTCGTTATGGGGATATATATAATCTTCAAAGAGTTAACTAAATGA
- a CDS encoding MBL fold metallo-hydrolase: MKVEQIYTGCLAHAAYYIENNGEAAIIDPLREVQPYIEKAKKDNAKIKYIFETHFHADFVSGHLDLKEKTGANIVFGPTAKPNYEAIIATDNQTFKVGDYKIKVLHTPGHTMESTTYLLIDENDKEHGIVTGDTLFIGDVGRPDLAQKVSEDLTQEKLAGYLYDSLRNKIMPLSDHLIVYPNHGAGSACGKNMSKETTDTLGNQKKVNYALRADMTKEEFIEEVLDGLSDPPGYFPQNVMMNIKGYESFDKVKSKSDNPLSPQEFESAANETEAIVLDVRHQSEFIKGHIPRSIFIGIDGGFAPWVGALIVDVSQPILLVAPEGREEEVVTRLSRVGFDNVIGYLDGSFQSWKNSGKDYDTITSISAEELEQRYPNNKDLIFDVRKDGEFTAEHVLNAHHTPLDTLNSYLKDFPDKETFFVHCAGGYRSVIAASILKSRGIHNLIDVAGGFGAIKKTTIPRTNYVCPTTL, from the coding sequence ATGAAAGTAGAACAAATTTATACTGGTTGTTTAGCTCACGCAGCGTATTACATAGAAAACAATGGTGAAGCAGCAATAATAGATCCATTAAGAGAAGTACAACCTTATATAGAAAAAGCAAAAAAGGATAATGCTAAAATAAAGTATATTTTCGAAACACATTTTCATGCAGATTTTGTGTCTGGTCACTTAGATTTAAAAGAAAAAACAGGAGCAAACATTGTTTTTGGTCCAACAGCAAAACCAAATTACGAAGCAATTATTGCAACAGATAATCAAACGTTTAAAGTTGGAGATTACAAAATAAAAGTATTGCATACGCCTGGTCATACTATGGAAAGTACAACGTATCTTTTAATAGATGAAAACGACAAAGAACATGGTATTGTTACAGGAGATACTTTATTTATTGGTGATGTTGGTAGACCAGATTTGGCACAAAAAGTTTCAGAAGATTTAACACAAGAGAAATTAGCAGGTTATTTATACGATTCTTTACGTAATAAAATTATGCCATTAAGCGACCATTTAATTGTGTACCCAAATCATGGTGCAGGATCGGCTTGTGGTAAAAATATGAGTAAAGAAACTACAGATACTTTAGGAAACCAAAAAAAGGTAAACTATGCATTAAGAGCAGATATGACTAAAGAAGAATTTATAGAAGAAGTTCTTGACGGTTTGTCTGATCCACCAGGATATTTTCCTCAAAATGTAATGATGAATATTAAAGGTTATGAAAGTTTTGATAAAGTAAAATCAAAATCCGATAATCCTTTATCACCTCAAGAATTTGAATCTGCTGCAAACGAAACCGAAGCGATAGTTTTAGATGTTAGACATCAATCAGAATTTATAAAAGGTCATATTCCGCGATCAATATTTATAGGAATAGATGGTGGATTTGCTCCTTGGGTTGGCGCTTTAATTGTAGATGTAAGTCAGCCAATACTGTTAGTTGCTCCAGAAGGTAGAGAAGAAGAAGTAGTCACACGTTTATCTCGTGTTGGATTTGATAATGTGATTGGTTATTTAGATGGTAGTTTTCAATCTTGGAAAAATTCTGGAAAAGATTATGATACAATAACTTCAATTTCAGCAGAAGAATTAGAGCAACGATACCCAAACAATAAAGATTTAATTTTTGATGTAAGAAAGGATGGAGAATTCACAGCAGAGCATGTTTTAAATGCACATCATACACCATTAGATACTTTAAATAGCTATTTAAAAGATTTCCCTGATAAAGAAACCTTTTTTGTACATTGTGCAGGCGGTTATAGATCTGTAATTGCAGCATCTATTTTAAAAAGTCGCGGTATACATAATTTAATCGATGTCGCTGGTGGTTTTGGAGCTATTAAAAAAACAACAATTCCAAGAACCAACTACGTTTGCCCAACAACATTATAA
- a CDS encoding rhodanese-like domain-containing protein, translating to MKQLVILPLLIVMSLSKPLQDQVITVLPLNKFIALTKDKDVQLIDVRTPEEFKQGHIINAKNIDFFSQNFDVQFENLDKSKPVYIYCRSGNRSGKAAIKLAKKGFVKILDLEGGYLNYSKNNH from the coding sequence ATGAAACAGTTAGTTATATTACCACTTTTAATTGTTATGTCGCTATCTAAACCGTTACAAGATCAAGTGATAACGGTCTTGCCTTTAAATAAATTTATAGCATTAACTAAAGATAAAGACGTGCAATTAATAGACGTTCGTACACCAGAAGAATTTAAACAAGGTCATATTATAAATGCAAAAAACATAGACTTTTTTTCTCAAAACTTCGACGTTCAATTTGAAAATTTAGATAAAAGTAAACCCGTTTATATTTATTGCAGAAGCGGTAATAGAAGTGGTAAAGCTGCTATAAAATTAGCTAAGAAAGGATTTGTAAAAATCCTAGATCTAGAAGGTGGATATTTAAATTATAGTAAAAATAATCACTAA
- a CDS encoding heavy-metal-associated domain-containing protein has translation MKTSIIIQNLKCGGCANTISNKLEELKGISNIDVDVNTSKVSFNYNSPEEALLVKNTLKKIGYPSIEDDNNIVTKAKSFVSCATGKLANN, from the coding sequence TTGAAAACTTCAATCATAATTCAAAATTTAAAATGTGGTGGTTGTGCCAATACAATTTCAAATAAGTTAGAAGAATTAAAAGGTATTTCTAATATAGATGTAGACGTAAACACTAGTAAAGTCAGTTTTAATTATAATAGTCCTGAAGAAGCATTATTGGTAAAAAATACACTAAAAAAAATAGGATATCCTTCTATAGAAGACGATAATAATATTGTAACAAAAGCTAAATCTTTTGTAAGCTGTGCTACGGGAAAATTAGCTAATAATTAA
- the trxA gene encoding thioredoxin — MSKFSDLINQDKPVLIDFFAEWCGPCKMMSPILKDVKDNLKDRISIIKIDVDKNQALAAKYQVRGVPTLMIFKNGKQVWRQSGVLQKNEIINIITNLD, encoded by the coding sequence ATGAGTAAATTTTCAGACCTTATTAATCAAGACAAACCTGTTTTAATAGATTTTTTTGCAGAATGGTGCGGACCATGCAAAATGATGAGTCCAATTTTAAAAGATGTAAAAGACAATTTAAAAGACCGTATTTCTATTATTAAAATTGATGTTGATAAAAATCAAGCTTTAGCAGCTAAATATCAAGTAAGAGGCGTACCAACATTAATGATTTTTAAAAACGGAAAACAAGTTTGGCGTCAATCTGGTGTTTTACAAAAAAATGAAATAATTAATATCATAACAAACCTTGATTAA
- a CDS encoding methyltransferase domain-containing protein, with protein MDLSEKYWDTRYKIDDIAWDLGQVSPPLKDYFDQLVDKNLKILIPGCGNSYEAEYLFNNGFKNVFVVDVSKTALANLAQRVPNFPKDQLIHQDFFSLNSTFDLIIEQTFFCAINPSLRSTYAKKVESLLVPDGKLVGLLFNAPLNNDKPPFGGNKAEYLNYFNPYFKINTIEEAHNSITPRMGRELFIQFHKK; from the coding sequence ATGGATTTATCTGAAAAATATTGGGATACTAGATATAAAATAGATGATATCGCATGGGATTTAGGCCAAGTTTCTCCACCATTAAAAGATTACTTTGATCAGTTAGTAGATAAAAACCTAAAAATTTTAATTCCGGGTTGTGGTAATAGTTACGAAGCAGAATACCTTTTTAATAATGGATTTAAAAATGTTTTTGTAGTAGATGTATCTAAAACAGCATTAGCTAATTTAGCTCAAAGAGTACCAAATTTCCCTAAAGATCAATTAATACATCAAGATTTTTTTAGTTTAAACTCTACTTTTGATTTAATAATAGAACAAACGTTTTTCTGTGCAATTAATCCAAGTTTAAGATCTACTTATGCCAAAAAAGTAGAAAGTTTATTAGTTCCAGATGGTAAATTAGTAGGCTTATTATTTAATGCACCATTAAATAATGACAAACCACCTTTTGGAGGCAATAAAGCAGAATATTTAAATTATTTTAATCCTTATTTTAAAATAAACACAATAGAAGAAGCCCATAATTCTATAACACCAAGAATGGGTAGAGAGTTGTTTATTCAATTTCATAAAAAATAA